One Tribolium castaneum strain GA2 chromosome 6, icTriCast1.1, whole genome shotgun sequence genomic window, ACATCAGTTAACATTTCGTTATCCTGTTTAGAGAATCGCTGAAAAACCTCCAGTTGGACTATCTCGATGTTTATCTTATGCACTGGCCACATGCTCTCAAGGTGCAACTACACTgtctatttaagaaaaaaaacataaaatgatTGTAGGAAGGCCCTAGTTTGCACCCAATCGACCCAAAAACAGGCCTATTTATCCCAAGCGATGTCGATTTTGTCGACACTTGGAAAGCCATGGAAAAAATGCACGAAAAAGATCTCACCAAATCGATTGGCATTTCCAACTTCAACAGTAACCAAATCGACAGACTTTTAAAATCGGCCAAAATCGCCCCTGTTATAAATCAGGTACGCTCGTGTTTTTAAACCCTCTCGCCTAATTCCAATATTTTCAGATTGAATGTCACCCTTATTTGAACCAAAGCAAGTTGCGTAAATTTTGCTCTGATAGGGGCATTACTGTAACTTCGTATAGTCCTTTAGGATCCCCAGCGAGGCCGTGGCAAAAACCCGGCGATCCCTATGTCATTAACGACCCTAAAATCAAGGAAATCGGAAATAAGTACGGAAAATCACCCGCGCAAATTCTGCTCCGGTATAATGTGCAGTTAGGAAACGTTGTTATACCGAAAAGTTCCAACAGAAATCGGCTTGTGGAAAATATGAGCATTTTTGATTTCACACTGAGCGAGGACGACATGAAATACATCGGCACTTTCGACTGTAATGGCAGGATTTGTCCACAAGCTGAGTAAGTCCGAACCCGTTCAaccaattaaatttgctaattgCGTTGCCTTTTTCAGGGCCAGAGAGCACCCGTTCTATCCCTTTAAGCCCGGAGTTGAATTTTAATACGTTTTGTTTTGTGATTATGTGTTACGAGTTGTGTAATATTgacaaaaaccaataaatgaTATTTATAGAAACTGATAACCACACGATCCTTAGAATATTTCCGTTACGTGACTTGCACAATTCTTGGGAATTATCAAGTGCAAATAACCCTGTTCCTAAATCTGGAAGCGTTTTATTTATGACAAACTTATGCCCGGAATGCAAATCCGGAAATAAAGAGCCGCttcaaattaaatgtttaagGATATTTGAGTAACGACGtgaataatttagtttttgtgtgtCTCAAG contains:
- the LOC664243 gene encoding aldo-keto reductase family 1 member B1 — its product is MHWPHALKEGPSLHPIDPKTGLFIPSDVDFVDTWKAMEKMHEKDLTKSIGISNFNSNQIDRLLKSAKIAPVINQIECHPYLNQSKLRKFCSDRGITVTSYSPLGSPARPWQKPGDPYVINDPKIKEIGNKYGKSPAQILLRYNVQLGNVVIPKSSNRNRLVENMSIFDFTLSEDDMKYIGTFDCNGRICPQAEAREHPFYPFKPGVEF